The genomic window CAGCGGATCGAGCGTCGGCTTGACCTTCGCGTGCAGGCTGCTGCTCCAGTCGCCGGCGTGCTGGAAGTTGCTCATGATGTACGTCCAGCCGTTGATCTCGTCGACGGCGTGCAGACCCGTCGATTCCGCGCCCGCCGGCGTCGACAGAATGCGCGACAGCGATTTCGTATCGACGTTGTACGCCCACAGGAAGTTGTTCACGTGCATCCCGCTGTCCTCGCCGATGAACAATGTGCGCAGTTTCTCCGAGAACTTGATGTTGTCCGGATTCGCCACGCGCTCCGGATTCGCGGTGTTGCCGAGCGCATCGGCGGCCGCGAGATCTTCGCCGACGAGCGCCGCGGGCGCGGCCATATCCACCGGCACCCATTCGCTGTTGATCGCGGCGCCCGCGAGATCGCGCTGTGCGCCCTTCATGTTGAGCGCGTACACGGCGCCCGAATTGATGGCACGGTCGAGCGCGATGTCCGTCGAATGCGCGTTGCCCTTCACCATCGACGAAACGATCTGCGACATTGCCGAATACAGCACCTTGTCCTTTGCATCGACGGTCGTGCCTTCGAGCTTCGTGAAGCCCATGCTCGCGCCGCGCAGTGCCGCGTAGCGATGCGTCTCCAGAAACGCCGCCGCCTTCTCCATGCCCGGCTTGATGCGAATCCAGTTGAACTTGCCGCTGTAATGAATGCGCGTGTACGACGCATCGGCGGGCGGATTCTTCTCGTCGGTCACGATGTCCATGATGTCGGCAATGGTCAACGTGTTGGCGAGATTCTCGATTTCATCGCTCGTCGCATGGCCTAGATTGAGCCAGGTCAGCGTGGCCGAGCCCGCTCCCGCCGATGACGTCTGCGTCCATTTCGCCACGTACAGCGTGCCCGCGGAGAGGTCCGCTTCCTTGTCCGCGATGAACATGAAGAGGCCGCCGTTGGTCGCGTCGTCGCCCATCAGGACGGTGCGCTTGTCGGGCATCACCTGAATCAGTTCGTGCGAAATGCGGCCAAGACAGTAGTGCTTCCTGACCGTGCCGGTGCCGTCCGGCTGCACGGTGATTTCCGGCAGATGGCCGTAGTGGTACGCACGCGCTTTCGTCTCGTCGCCGTAGAGGTTTTTGCTGTAGGCCTTGAATTGCGTGTTCGTCGAGAGCGTGGCCGCATCCGGCTCGTATTCTTCGCTCGACAAGTGCGTATTCCACGGCGACAAACTCGCGCCGCACGTGATCCACAGGCCATGCGCCTTCGACGTATCGACGTTCGAATAGCTGACGAGCGTGAGCTTGCCGGTCGCCGGGTCCTGATCGAGCGTGAGCACGGCGATCGGCGAAGGCAGCTTGCCGTACATGTCGGCGTCGGACTGGTCGCGCGTTGTGTATTCGAACTGCACGACCGCGAACACCGCATTGCCTTTCACGCCCTTGACCGTCGGCTTGTCGAGTTTGATGAGCGAGGTGCCGTCCGGGCAGTCGGAGAAGAACTGACGTTCCTTGCCCGATGCCGAGCGATCCATGATCGGCTGATTGTCGATGTCGAAGTAACCGCCCGCGACGATGGTGCCGCCGGTCGTGTTCGTCACCGTGTCGCCCGTGATGAAGAACGGCTGATACGCGAGCTTGTAGGCACGGCTGCTGCCGTCGCTGAAGTTTGCGGTCAGCGTCGAGGCGACGGTGGTTTTGGCCATCGCGTTCGGATCGGCGAGCGTCGGCGCGGCCATGCTGCCGAAAGCGGCCGTGGTGAAGGCCGCGGTCGGCGTGGGCGCGGGCGTGGCCGCGTTGCTGTCGCTGCCGCCGCATGCGGTGAGCAACGATGCGGTGGCCGCGCCGCCGAGCGGCAGCATTGGGGCACCGACGAGAATCTTGAGTGCTTTGCGGCGGGAGAGGTCGAGTGGCTGCGCCATGTGTGGTTTCACTTCCTTGTTTGTGGGTGATCTCCGGCTAAACGACGGGCGAGCGAAGCCCTCGCGTCAGGCCGTTGCGGCCCGACGTGCCGGTTGACGCGCTACTTTAGGAAATGAATGTGAAATGCGTTTGACAGGTGGGTGTAATTGTTTTGTTTTTGGCCTGAAAGTGAGGCGATGCGGCTGAATGAATTGCGGCATCCAGCGATGGCACGCATGCCGCACCGAATGCCGCCGCGCTCACATTCGTGCCGCCGCGACTACCGCTTCGGCAAATGCCTTCGGCGCTTCCTGCGGCAAGTTATGCCCCACGCCGCCCGCCACATTGCGATGCTGATACTTCCCCGTGAATTTCTTCGCATACGCCGACGGGTCCGGATGTGGCGCGCCGTTGGCATCGCCTTCCATCGTGATGGTCGGCACCGCGATGGTCGGCGCCCCGGCGAGACGCTGCTCCAGCGCGTCGTATTGCGCCTCGCCCTGCACGAGTCCTAGCCGCCAGCGATAGTTATGAATGACGACCGCGACGTGATCCGAATTCTCGAACGATTTCGCCGAGCGATCGTAAGTAGCATCATCGAAATTCCATTTCGGCGATGCCAGTTGCCAGATGAGCTTGTTGAAGTCGTGACGATTCGCCTCGTAGCCCGCCTGGCCGCGCTCCGTCGCGAAATAAAACTGATACCACCACGCGAACTCGGCCTTCGGCGGCAGCGGCGCGCGATTCGCCTGCTGGCTGCCGATCAGATAGCCGCTCACCGAGACCATCGCCTTGACGCGTTCCGGCCACAATGCCGCGATGATATTCGCCGTGCGCGCGCCCCAGTCGAACGCGCCGAACACGGCTTGCTGAATCTTCAGCGCATCCATGAGCGCGATGATGTCCACCGCGACCACCGCCTGCTGGCCGTTGCGCGGCGTGTCGGCGGAGAGGAAGCGCGTCGTGCCGTAGCCGCGCAGATACGGCACGATCACGCGATAACCCTGCGCCACGAGCAGCGGCGTGACATCGGCGAAGCTGTAGATGTCGTATGGCCAGCCGTGCAGCAGGATCACGACGGGACCGTTCGCCGGCCCGCTTTCCGCATAGCCGATGTCGAGCGTGCCCGCATCGATCTGGCGAATCTCCGCAAAACCCGCCGTCGATGAAGAACGAACCGGCTTCGCGGTCTGGGCGCGAACAACGTCGCTGAAACCGAGCTGCATGGCGCCGACCGTTGCGACTGCCGTGCCGAGGAAGCGGCGGCGCCACGCGTTGATCTGATCATCCGGCATGGTGCGATTCTCCTTGTATGCAATGTGTTCGATGTATTCGATGAAACCGTACTGCACGCGAACGATCACGCCGCCGATGCACGCAGCGCCGCGAGCGTCGGGCCCATCGGGCGCACGCGCATGTGCGCAGCGAGATTGCGCCACGGCAGATCGGCGGGATCGGCGGCCATCGGACCAGGCGCTTTCGCGACGAGTATGCGCTCCGCGATCGGCTCGAAATCCGCGCGAAAATGCACCGAACTCTTGTTCACGAGTATCTTCATGCGCTCCGGCTCGATACCCGCGACACGAAACAGATTGCGGTCGAACACCTGCATCTTGACGCTGCTTACCGCAATGCGCACGCCTTCGATGCGCAGGCACGCGGTCGGGCCAAGCTCGCCGCTCATGCCGTTGAGCATCGGGCCGTCGAAGCGGAAGCGCCCATCGGACAGATATTCGACTTCGAACTCGCCTTCGAGCGGCGCGTCGCCCGGCACGTTCGAGCCGCCACCGAGCGCGAGCCGGATGCGCGCGCCCACGCCCGCGCAATGCGCCGCCTGCGCCGCGCGTTCGTCCCAGATGACGCCCACGGCCGCATCGCATGCGTGGTGGCGCAACAGCGCGCGGACCATGCCCATGGTGTTCGAATCGCCGCCGACGCCGGGATTGTCCTGCGTATCCGCGATGATCACGGGCTTCGTCGCCGCGCGACTCGCATCGATCGCTTCGCGCGCGGCTTCGTCGGGC from Caballeronia insecticola includes these protein-coding regions:
- a CDS encoding PhoX family protein encodes the protein MAQPLDLSRRKALKILVGAPMLPLGGAATASLLTACGGSDSNAATPAPTPTAAFTTAAFGSMAAPTLADPNAMAKTTVASTLTANFSDGSSRAYKLAYQPFFITGDTVTNTTGGTIVAGGYFDIDNQPIMDRSASGKERQFFSDCPDGTSLIKLDKPTVKGVKGNAVFAVVQFEYTTRDQSDADMYGKLPSPIAVLTLDQDPATGKLTLVSYSNVDTSKAHGLWITCGASLSPWNTHLSSEEYEPDAATLSTNTQFKAYSKNLYGDETKARAYHYGHLPEITVQPDGTGTVRKHYCLGRISHELIQVMPDKRTVLMGDDATNGGLFMFIADKEADLSAGTLYVAKWTQTSSAGAGSATLTWLNLGHATSDEIENLANTLTIADIMDIVTDEKNPPADASYTRIHYSGKFNWIRIKPGMEKAAAFLETHRYAALRGASMGFTKLEGTTVDAKDKVLYSAMSQIVSSMVKGNAHSTDIALDRAINSGAVYALNMKGAQRDLAGAAINSEWVPVDMAAPAALVGEDLAAADALGNTANPERVANPDNIKFSEKLRTLFIGEDSGMHVNNFLWAYNVDTKSLSRILSTPAGAESTGLHAVDEINGWTYIMSNFQHAGDWSSSLHAKVKPTLDPLVRANYKDRFGAAVGYLTADPTSLKLA
- a CDS encoding alpha/beta fold hydrolase; this encodes MPDDQINAWRRRFLGTAVATVGAMQLGFSDVVRAQTAKPVRSSSTAGFAEIRQIDAGTLDIGYAESGPANGPVVILLHGWPYDIYSFADVTPLLVAQGYRVIVPYLRGYGTTRFLSADTPRNGQQAVVAVDIIALMDALKIQQAVFGAFDWGARTANIIAALWPERVKAMVSVSGYLIGSQQANRAPLPPKAEFAWWYQFYFATERGQAGYEANRHDFNKLIWQLASPKWNFDDATYDRSAKSFENSDHVAVVIHNYRWRLGLVQGEAQYDALEQRLAGAPTIAVPTITMEGDANGAPHPDPSAYAKKFTGKYQHRNVAGGVGHNLPQEAPKAFAEAVVAAARM